The following are from one region of the Bacillota bacterium genome:
- a CDS encoding glycine--tRNA ligase subunit beta, with translation MARDFLLEIGIEEMPARFLYPALNQLKSLAKSSFAEHRLNFEEVHTMGTPRRLTLFVRGLAEKQESLQEEVKGPAVKVAFKDGQPTRAAEGFAKSQGVTLADLITKPLGHVDYVFAVKQEEGRPTDELLAKIAPGLISGLHFPKPMRWGGMEFRFARPIRWLLALWGDRVVSFELAGQKSDRNTYGHRFMSEGPVTIERPADYLAKMEEAYVLAEPGERKERIRQQIEKLAREAGGAVLKDEDLLDEVTNLVEFPTALMGSFDSSYLELPPEVLITPMKEHQRYFPVQDNQGKLMARFIAVRNGGAEHIDVVRAGNEKVLKARLEDAAFFWQEDLRETLAARVEHLKKVVFQEALGTMYQKVERIAQLSGYLIKSLQGDEQAVSVTHRAALLAKADLVTNMVYEFPELQGIMGREYALRQGEKPDVARAIFEHYLPRHAGDELPASLPGKALSIADKMDTLVGCFAIGIQPTGSQDPYALRRQALGICHIILEYGPGLSIKAIVHHAYEGLSKTVQLEHSEEDVWANLQEFVRQRLRGLLGEWGLNYDTVEAILATGFDDIADVYMRGRAVEQFRTEPAFESLFTAFTRASNLSKKTQVSDVDTSLLQDEAEKKLYHAFTGLQEKVRPLIEARDYPEALNNIARLQEPVNEFFEQVMVMVDDAQVRENRLIMLKNIARFIGSVADFSKIVVERETEK, from the coding sequence ATGGCAAGGGATTTTCTTTTGGAGATTGGGATAGAGGAAATGCCGGCCAGGTTTCTCTACCCGGCCCTTAACCAGTTAAAAAGCTTGGCAAAATCCAGTTTTGCGGAACATAGGCTCAATTTTGAAGAAGTTCATACCATGGGTACACCTCGCCGCTTAACCCTTTTTGTCCGGGGATTGGCTGAAAAGCAGGAGTCTCTGCAGGAGGAAGTGAAGGGTCCGGCCGTAAAAGTGGCCTTTAAGGACGGACAGCCCACCAGGGCTGCTGAAGGGTTTGCCAAAAGCCAGGGTGTCACATTGGCAGATTTAATTACAAAACCCTTGGGCCATGTGGACTATGTTTTTGCAGTTAAGCAGGAAGAAGGCCGGCCTACAGATGAACTGCTGGCTAAAATAGCTCCGGGACTTATATCCGGGCTGCATTTTCCCAAGCCTATGCGCTGGGGCGGTATGGAATTTCGCTTTGCCCGCCCCATACGTTGGCTATTGGCGCTTTGGGGTGACCGGGTGGTTTCCTTTGAACTGGCAGGGCAAAAAAGTGACCGGAATACATACGGGCACCGTTTCATGAGTGAAGGCCCGGTGACAATAGAAAGACCCGCGGATTACCTGGCCAAGATGGAGGAAGCTTACGTGCTTGCCGAGCCCGGTGAAAGAAAAGAAAGAATAAGACAACAGATCGAAAAGCTTGCGCGGGAGGCCGGGGGTGCCGTGCTTAAGGATGAGGATCTACTTGATGAGGTGACTAATCTGGTGGAATTCCCTACAGCTTTGATGGGAAGTTTTGATTCCAGTTATTTGGAACTGCCGCCGGAGGTGCTCATAACACCAATGAAGGAGCACCAGCGCTATTTCCCGGTACAGGATAACCAAGGAAAATTAATGGCCCGTTTCATTGCCGTTCGTAACGGCGGTGCAGAACATATTGATGTTGTACGGGCTGGAAACGAAAAGGTTCTCAAAGCCCGCCTGGAAGATGCTGCCTTTTTCTGGCAGGAGGACTTGAGAGAAACCTTAGCCGCACGTGTGGAACATTTAAAGAAGGTAGTCTTTCAAGAAGCACTGGGTACTATGTACCAAAAGGTGGAGCGTATTGCACAGCTTTCCGGCTACCTGATTAAATCATTACAAGGAGACGAACAGGCTGTCTCTGTCACCCACCGCGCTGCATTGTTGGCTAAAGCTGATTTAGTAACCAATATGGTTTATGAATTCCCTGAGCTGCAGGGGATCATGGGCCGTGAATACGCGCTGCGCCAGGGAGAAAAACCTGATGTGGCCAGGGCAATTTTTGAGCACTATTTACCCCGGCATGCCGGCGATGAATTACCCGCTTCTCTGCCTGGTAAAGCTTTGAGCATAGCGGATAAAATGGATACTCTGGTGGGGTGCTTTGCTATTGGTATCCAGCCTACCGGATCTCAGGATCCTTATGCTTTACGCAGGCAGGCATTGGGAATATGCCACATTATTCTGGAATACGGTCCCGGGCTCTCCATCAAAGCGATAGTGCACCATGCTTATGAAGGCCTGAGTAAAACCGTACAGCTCGAGCACAGTGAAGAAGATGTTTGGGCTAACCTACAGGAATTTGTTCGCCAGCGTCTGCGTGGCCTATTAGGAGAATGGGGACTTAACTACGATACTGTTGAGGCCATACTGGCCACCGGATTTGATGACATAGCGGATGTATATATGAGGGGACGGGCGGTGGAACAATTTAGAACAGAGCCTGCATTTGAATCACTGTTTACCGCCTTTACCAGGGCCTCTAATTTGAGTAAAAAGACCCAGGTTTCGGATGTGGATACCAGCCTTTTACAGGATGAGGCAGAGAAAAAGCTTTATCATGCTTTTACCGGCTTGCAGGAAAAAGTACGTCCTTTAATCGAGGCGCGTGATTATCCGGAGGCACTTAATAACATTGCTCGCCTGCAGGAGCCGGTGAATGAGTTTTTTGAACAGGTGATGGTGATGGTGGATGATGCGCAGGTCAGGGAAAACCGCCTTATAATGCTAAAAAACATTGCTCGTTTTATTGGTTCAGTGGCTGATTTTAGCAAAATAGTAGTAGAGCGTGAAACGGAAAAATAG
- the glyQ gene encoding glycine--tRNA ligase subunit alpha codes for MNFQNLIQALNSFWAKQDCIIQQPYDIEKGAGTMNPATVLRALGPEPWRVAYVEPSRRPTDGRYGENPNRLQHYYQYQVILKPSPIDVVEIYLDSLRAIGIDPEVHDIRFVEDNWESPTLGAWGLGWEVWLDGMEITQFTYFQQCGGIDCHPVSAEITYGLERLAMYIQEKDNVFDIEWVGNITYGDVHHQGEIEHSHYNFEQADTDMLFKAFDMYEGEALRIVEKGLVLPAYDYVLKCSHTFNLLDARGAISVTERTGYIGRVRNLARVCAQAYVKQREELGYPLLRKEGA; via the coding sequence ATGAATTTCCAAAATTTGATCCAGGCCTTAAATAGCTTCTGGGCCAAGCAAGATTGTATCATCCAGCAGCCCTATGACATAGAAAAGGGGGCGGGAACAATGAATCCTGCCACCGTATTACGTGCGCTGGGACCAGAGCCATGGAGAGTGGCTTATGTAGAACCTTCCCGTAGACCCACCGATGGGCGTTACGGCGAAAACCCCAACCGCTTACAACATTATTACCAATACCAGGTAATACTGAAGCCCTCACCAATTGACGTGGTAGAAATTTACTTGGATAGTCTGCGTGCCATTGGCATTGACCCGGAAGTTCATGACATCAGGTTTGTAGAGGATAACTGGGAGTCTCCCACTCTTGGTGCCTGGGGGTTGGGATGGGAAGTATGGCTGGATGGTATGGAAATAACTCAGTTCACTTACTTCCAGCAGTGTGGCGGTATTGACTGTCACCCGGTAAGTGCTGAAATAACTTATGGTTTAGAGCGGCTGGCCATGTATATCCAAGAAAAAGACAATGTTTTTGACATAGAGTGGGTTGGTAACATAACCTATGGTGATGTTCATCACCAGGGAGAAATAGAGCACTCCCATTATAACTTTGAGCAGGCTGATACAGATATGCTGTTTAAGGCATTTGATATGTATGAGGGTGAGGCCTTGCGTATTGTGGAGAAGGGATTAGTCCTTCCTGCCTACGATTACGTGCTGAAGTGTTCTCACACCTTCAATCTTTTAGATGCTAGAGGCGCCATCAGTGTGACTGAAAGGACCGGCTATATTGGGCGGGTACGTAACCTGGCCCGTGTTTGTGCCCAGGCATATGTGAAGCAGAGAGAAGAATTGGGTTATCCTTTATTAAGAAAGGAGGGGGCATAA
- a CDS encoding DUF4342 domain-containing protein, with product MASDLEKIDIIRARTGVSYNEAKQALDDAGGDVVQAIINMEEGNNNCCGKMRGTREEMFKRVKGLWNQGQETKIKVKKDDRTVFEVPATVGALGLIGVAVSSELALLGALGGVVAMTRKYSLEIDKDGNAGQDEDAKDNTQFDPRNIG from the coding sequence GTGGCCAGTGATTTAGAAAAAATTGATATAATTCGGGCCAGAACTGGTGTAAGTTACAATGAGGCGAAACAGGCCCTGGATGACGCCGGGGGAGACGTGGTACAAGCAATAATAAACATGGAAGAAGGAAATAATAACTGCTGCGGTAAAATGAGGGGAACGAGGGAAGAGATGTTTAAGAGAGTGAAAGGCTTGTGGAACCAGGGACAGGAAACGAAGATTAAAGTGAAAAAGGATGACCGTACAGTTTTTGAAGTTCCGGCCACAGTCGGTGCGCTGGGGCTAATCGGTGTTGCGGTGAGTAGCGAACTGGCACTGCTGGGCGCTTTGGGCGGGGTGGTTGCTATGACAAGAAAATACAGCCTGGAAATAGATAAAGATGGTAATGCCGGCCAGGACGAAGATGCCAAAGACAACACACAATTTGACCCACGTAATATTGGTTAG
- the recO gene encoding DNA repair protein RecO, producing MKLYKVDAIVLRSREMRDADRILTLLSRQKGKIKAVAHGVNKPSSRKRGAVQPFCYSSFLLYRGRELDSVNQCEGIEAFSGLRADLDRISYASYLAELTDSASMEDQIDGEAFFLLLTILHLISRDGADVELLTRSFEIRLLDIAGLRPHLDNCVGCGVPVESETVGFSSSTGGVVCGRCSGIAGDVKFFPRGTVEILKLLLKWDLKKTERIKVPPRVRQQLRQIMQNYISYHLEKKLATALFLEKLYYHY from the coding sequence GTGAAATTATATAAAGTGGACGCCATAGTGTTGAGGTCACGGGAGATGCGTGATGCTGACCGTATTCTAACTTTATTATCTCGCCAAAAGGGTAAAATAAAGGCAGTGGCTCACGGTGTGAATAAACCTTCGAGCCGAAAAAGAGGTGCAGTACAGCCTTTTTGTTATTCTTCTTTTCTTCTCTACCGTGGTAGAGAGTTAGATTCGGTCAACCAGTGTGAGGGAATAGAGGCTTTTTCAGGTTTGCGTGCTGATTTGGATAGGATTTCTTATGCCAGCTATCTGGCCGAATTAACTGATTCTGCCTCCATGGAAGACCAGATAGACGGTGAAGCATTTTTTCTTTTATTAACAATCTTACACTTAATTTCCCGGGACGGGGCAGACGTGGAACTCTTAACCCGCTCGTTTGAAATACGACTGTTGGATATTGCCGGCCTTAGACCTCATCTTGATAATTGCGTGGGTTGTGGGGTGCCGGTGGAGTCAGAAACCGTAGGGTTTAGTAGCAGCACCGGAGGTGTGGTGTGCGGACGGTGTTCCGGTATTGCCGGAGATGTAAAGTTTTTTCCGCGAGGCACGGTAGAAATCTTAAAATTGCTACTAAAGTGGGACCTTAAAAAGACGGAACGTATAAAAGTGCCTCCCCGTGTACGGCAGCAGTTAAGGCAGATAATGCAGAACTATATAAGTTATCACCTGGAAAAAAAATTGGCGACGGCACTTTTTTTAGAAAAACTGTACTATCATTATTAG
- a CDS encoding UbiX family flavin prenyltransferase has translation MNIIVAITGASGSIYGIRLLEELYRCHIETHLVLSHWAEENILLETKYTPEQVRRLATHNYADRAMSAPIASGSFLCRGMIVAPCSMKTMAAIAAGLADNLIVRGADVCIKEGRKLILMPRETPLNSIHIENMLKLSRLGVTIMPPVPAFYHQPETIEDIVNQTVGRVLDMMDIENDLVKRWQG, from the coding sequence ATGAATATAATTGTTGCTATTACTGGTGCCAGCGGGTCCATTTACGGCATAAGGCTTTTGGAAGAGCTTTATCGATGCCACATAGAAACCCACCTGGTTTTAAGCCACTGGGCGGAAGAAAATATTCTTTTGGAAACAAAATATACCCCGGAGCAAGTACGTCGGCTGGCCACACATAACTATGCAGACCGGGCCATGTCTGCACCCATTGCCAGCGGCTCTTTCCTTTGCCGGGGTATGATAGTCGCTCCCTGTAGTATGAAGACAATGGCAGCCATAGCAGCCGGGCTTGCCGATAACTTAATAGTGAGGGGGGCGGATGTTTGTATAAAAGAAGGGCGAAAACTGATACTGATGCCCCGGGAAACCCCGCTCAATTCCATACACATAGAAAACATGCTAAAACTCTCCCGCCTGGGAGTTACAATCATGCCGCCTGTACCTGCATTTTACCATCAGCCCGAAACCATTGAAGACATTGTCAACCAAACTGTGGGCAGAGTACTGGATATGATGGACATTGAAAATGACCTAGTAAAACGTTGGCAGGGGTAA
- the mgtE gene encoding magnesium transporter, producing the protein MSRNDAQHVQRAIISCLNEVSTERLRICLEHFHAADIAEVMDSVNVAQGVKVLRVMDSSKAAMVLMELDPEVVPQFLEGLGRQRIADIFAEMFTDDAVDLVGELPEDQQKMLLDLMHASDAKSVRDLLKYGKETAGGIMTTEYVAISKDITAGQAIEVLRNIAPDAETVYYVYVVNNNNQLAGIISLRELIVPPPDSLIEEIMRSNVISVHVRTDQEEVARMVAKYDILAIPVVNDNRELLGIVTVDDVLDVMEEEATEDIMLMTASMDSEGQEFDAGALQRAGRRLPWLIVLLFGSLLAGNVIAGFSSALEQMATLAFFITVMAGGPGNVATQSLAVVVRGLATGEVNSRGIIPIIFKEVRVGLLVGTICGVVLAVIGYLWMGSPALGIVVGLSLALSMIVATILGSFFPLIINSFGIDPALASGPFITTLMDVTSMLIYFSLASMILL; encoded by the coding sequence ATGTCCCGCAATGATGCACAGCATGTCCAGCGGGCAATAATATCCTGTCTTAACGAAGTATCAACGGAAAGATTGCGTATTTGTCTTGAGCATTTCCATGCTGCGGATATCGCTGAGGTGATGGATTCAGTTAATGTAGCCCAAGGTGTTAAAGTCCTGCGGGTTATGGACAGTAGTAAAGCAGCCATGGTCTTAATGGAATTGGATCCGGAGGTGGTTCCACAATTCCTGGAAGGGCTGGGCAGGCAGCGTATTGCTGATATTTTTGCGGAAATGTTTACGGACGACGCTGTTGACCTGGTGGGTGAGCTGCCTGAGGATCAACAGAAAATGCTCCTTGACCTTATGCACGCGTCCGATGCTAAAAGTGTCAGGGATCTGCTAAAGTACGGCAAGGAAACCGCCGGCGGTATTATGACCACGGAATATGTGGCTATATCTAAAGATATTACTGCCGGGCAGGCCATTGAAGTACTCAGGAATATAGCCCCCGATGCCGAGACAGTTTACTATGTTTATGTAGTTAACAACAATAATCAATTGGCGGGGATAATTTCTCTCCGGGAACTGATTGTTCCCCCGCCTGATTCTTTAATTGAAGAAATAATGCGTTCAAATGTTATAAGTGTGCACGTGCGAACCGACCAGGAAGAAGTGGCCCGTATGGTAGCTAAGTATGATATATTGGCCATACCGGTAGTTAACGATAACCGTGAATTACTTGGTATCGTCACTGTTGATGACGTTTTGGATGTTATGGAGGAAGAAGCCACTGAAGATATAATGTTAATGACCGCCAGCATGGACAGTGAGGGCCAGGAGTTCGACGCCGGTGCCTTGCAAAGAGCCGGTCGGCGTTTGCCGTGGTTGATTGTTCTTTTATTTGGCTCTTTGCTGGCAGGAAATGTGATTGCAGGTTTTTCTTCGGCCTTAGAGCAAATGGCTACACTGGCTTTCTTTATTACAGTGATGGCCGGCGGTCCCGGAAACGTAGCCACGCAGTCGTTGGCTGTAGTTGTAAGAGGGCTTGCCACCGGGGAGGTTAATTCGCGGGGAATAATCCCCATCATTTTTAAAGAGGTAAGGGTAGGTCTATTGGTGGGAACCATTTGCGGGGTAGTGCTGGCCGTGATAGGATACCTATGGATGGGTTCTCCCGCATTAGGAATTGTGGTCGGGTTATCTTTGGCCTTAAGTATGATAGTGGCTACAATCTTGGGCAGTTTCTTTCCCTTAATCATTAACAGCTTCGGTATAGACCCGGCCCTGGCGTCAGGACCGTTCATTACTACCTTGATGGATGTTACCAGCATGCTTATATATTTTTCTTTGGCCAGTATGATACTGCTCTAA